A single window of Granulicella mallensis MP5ACTX8 DNA harbors:
- a CDS encoding dihydrodipicolinate synthase family protein yields the protein MSGEAMLIDGIHIPLTVPFYRDGNSYLRKLEHNVGRYSLTPAAGLVALGPGSEGSTLSDVETDEVLQAVGQSAAREKVLIAGIAKDSVRRAVAMAESAERASFDSVLLAAPHTLLPDAELALFFRAVADASPLPVLLWSHATAPSRQLPITLVAELAEHANIVGLYDADLSVERYGLIATATASVRRDVTVTTIFAPVTRRMVVPESGEGPATFVSAESLGGGAALAVATPKATIKTRTKTVGFQVMAAGDASELLPLLEAGVPGALPRLAACSPQACHEVFAAFKDGDPALSAEKAKRLRMADEVMRKLGVAGIKYGCDLNGYFGGSPRLPRLPLNIEQRELVEVALRELRN from the coding sequence ATGTCTGGTGAAGCTATGTTGATCGACGGAATTCATATCCCTCTGACGGTGCCGTTCTATCGCGATGGCAACAGCTATCTGCGCAAGCTGGAGCACAACGTTGGCCGCTACTCGCTGACGCCTGCTGCTGGTCTGGTAGCTCTTGGACCGGGCAGCGAGGGGAGTACGCTCTCTGACGTTGAGACGGACGAGGTGCTGCAGGCTGTCGGCCAATCGGCGGCGCGCGAGAAGGTGTTGATCGCAGGGATCGCAAAGGACAGCGTGCGCCGTGCGGTGGCGATGGCGGAGAGCGCGGAACGTGCGAGCTTCGATTCGGTGCTGCTCGCGGCTCCGCACACCTTGCTGCCTGACGCTGAACTGGCGCTCTTCTTCCGCGCCGTTGCGGATGCTTCGCCGCTTCCGGTGCTGCTCTGGAGCCATGCGACGGCGCCGTCCCGGCAACTGCCGATTACGTTGGTCGCTGAGTTGGCAGAGCATGCCAATATCGTTGGACTGTATGATGCGGACCTGTCCGTTGAACGCTATGGTTTGATTGCTACAGCCACGGCTTCAGTGCGCCGGGATGTAACCGTGACTACGATCTTTGCGCCGGTGACGCGCCGGATGGTTGTGCCTGAGAGTGGTGAGGGGCCTGCGACATTCGTGTCCGCCGAATCGCTGGGTGGTGGCGCAGCCCTGGCCGTTGCCACGCCGAAGGCGACGATCAAGACACGCACGAAGACAGTTGGATTCCAGGTGATGGCTGCTGGAGATGCCAGTGAACTGTTGCCTCTGCTGGAGGCAGGTGTTCCGGGAGCGTTGCCGCGGCTGGCTGCGTGTTCTCCGCAGGCTTGCCATGAGGTCTTTGCGGCCTTCAAGGATGGCGATCCCGCGTTGTCCGCCGAGAAGGCGAAGCGGCTTCGCATGGCGGATGAGGTGATGCGGAAGCTTGGTGTCGCCGGGATCAAGTATGGTTGCGATCTGAACGGTTATTTCGGGGGATCGCCCCGGTTGCCGCGTCTGCCGTTGAATATTGAGCAGCGTGAGCTAGTGGAAGTGGCGTTGCGCGAGCTGCGGAACTAA
- a CDS encoding PadR family transcriptional regulator, with protein sequence MSTPRLSHSAALILKTLSLGYCFGFDVMEVTGLPSGTVYPALRRLERDELVTSKWEAEEEAATNQRPARRYYEVTREGKAAALAATERYPLLARLVSEKHS encoded by the coding sequence ATGAGTACCCCTCGTCTCTCCCATAGCGCGGCTCTCATCCTCAAGACACTCAGCCTCGGCTACTGCTTCGGCTTCGATGTCATGGAGGTCACCGGTCTGCCCAGCGGTACCGTGTATCCGGCACTCCGCCGTCTTGAGCGCGACGAGCTTGTTACCTCCAAGTGGGAAGCAGAAGAAGAAGCCGCGACCAACCAGCGTCCGGCCCGCCGTTACTATGAGGTCACGCGCGAAGGCAAAGCAGCCGCGCTCGCTGCCACTGAGCGATATCCACTCCTCGCCCGCCTTGTTTCGGAGAAGCACTCATGA
- a CDS encoding FMN-binding negative transcriptional regulator, translating into MYIPKVNEEKRIPVIHALIQAHPLASLVTMSSSGLFASHIPMVLEADGSEFGVLKGHISRANTQWRDLTPDVDALAIFAGPQHYISASWYPGKHEHGKEVPTWNYAVVHAYGPLRVIHEADWLLKHLEGLTDIHEASSAVPWKVSDAPETFIQALLNGIVGFELPIRRLEGKWKVSQNRNERDRCAVVEGLDALNTPESLAMKSLVEKI; encoded by the coding sequence GTGTACATTCCGAAGGTGAATGAAGAAAAACGGATTCCGGTTATCCATGCGTTGATTCAGGCTCATCCGCTCGCGTCCCTGGTAACGATGAGTTCCTCCGGTCTTTTTGCTTCGCACATTCCGATGGTGCTTGAGGCAGATGGTTCGGAGTTTGGTGTGTTGAAGGGGCATATCTCTCGCGCCAATACGCAGTGGCGCGATCTGACGCCGGACGTCGATGCCCTGGCCATCTTTGCAGGGCCGCAACATTACATCTCGGCTTCCTGGTATCCGGGCAAGCACGAGCATGGCAAAGAAGTGCCTACGTGGAACTATGCCGTCGTTCATGCCTACGGTCCGCTGAGGGTGATTCATGAAGCCGATTGGCTGTTGAAGCACCTGGAGGGGTTGACCGATATTCATGAGGCGTCGTCGGCCGTTCCATGGAAGGTCAGCGATGCGCCGGAGACGTTTATTCAGGCCTTGTTGAATGGGATCGTTGGATTTGAACTGCCGATCCGGCGGCTTGAGGGCAAGTGGAAGGTGAGCCAGAACCGCAATGAGCGCGACCGCTGCGCCGTGGTTGAAGGTCTCGATGCGCTCAACACTCCTGAGAGCCTGGCGATGAAGTCGCTTGTCGAAAAGATTTAG
- a CDS encoding TIGR03435 family protein — protein sequence MRVIALRLVAVLLFAIGVLQSQAQDLSGNWQGTLQAGNGLRILLKISKADTAGWKGVMYSIDQGSTPISITSITVDKPSFGFTVKPLDLTYAGTLNPDGTSIEGNSTQNGTPHVLNLTHVTPENTWAIPEPPKSMPTDAKPKFDVVTVKPSDPNKPGKLFTIRGRQVLTINTTVNDLITFGYSLQTKEILNAPSWMDEKYDVDGVPDVEGQPNIQQMRLLIQDALVARFGLKFHTEQREMTAYALTVAKGGPKLTLTSDRPNSPGNFIFGGLGKLRVTNSTMKDFCHGMQEAVMDKPVVDQTGLTERYDFNLNWTPDQSQFASFGAHIPLPNPDDPNALPSLFTALQEQVGLKMDVTKAKVDVMVVDHIEKPSGN from the coding sequence ATGAGAGTGATTGCGCTTCGACTTGTCGCGGTTTTGCTGTTTGCAATTGGGGTGCTTCAGTCACAGGCCCAAGATCTCTCAGGAAACTGGCAGGGTACTCTGCAGGCGGGTAACGGTCTGCGGATTCTCCTGAAGATATCCAAGGCGGACACTGCTGGATGGAAGGGTGTGATGTACAGCATCGATCAGGGTAGTACCCCTATCAGCATCACCTCCATAACAGTAGACAAGCCGAGCTTTGGTTTTACCGTCAAGCCTCTGGATCTGACTTACGCCGGAACGCTGAATCCCGATGGGACCTCGATCGAGGGTAACTCGACGCAAAACGGCACGCCGCATGTGCTCAACCTCACCCACGTCACTCCGGAAAATACCTGGGCCATTCCCGAGCCACCGAAGTCTATGCCGACGGATGCGAAGCCCAAGTTTGATGTGGTTACAGTGAAGCCGAGCGACCCAAACAAGCCCGGGAAGCTATTTACGATTCGCGGGCGGCAGGTCTTAACGATCAATACCACGGTCAACGATCTCATTACCTTCGGTTATTCTCTGCAGACAAAAGAGATCTTGAACGCTCCTTCATGGATGGACGAAAAGTACGACGTTGACGGCGTGCCGGACGTAGAAGGCCAGCCGAATATTCAGCAGATGCGATTGCTGATACAGGATGCTCTGGTGGCGCGGTTTGGACTGAAGTTCCATACCGAGCAGCGGGAGATGACGGCCTATGCTTTGACCGTGGCCAAGGGCGGACCGAAGCTCACTCTGACTTCCGATCGGCCAAACTCGCCGGGAAATTTCATCTTCGGCGGCCTGGGCAAACTAAGAGTGACCAATTCCACCATGAAAGACTTCTGCCACGGCATGCAGGAGGCGGTGATGGACAAGCCGGTAGTGGATCAGACTGGATTGACCGAGCGGTATGACTTCAACCTGAACTGGACGCCTGACCAATCTCAGTTTGCGTCGTTCGGCGCGCATATCCCTCTACCGAATCCCGATGATCCGAACGCCTTGCCCAGCCTCTTTACCGCGTTGCAGGAACAGGTGGGGCTGAAGATGGATGTGACGAAGGCGAAGGTTGATGTGATGGTGGTCGATCACATCGAAAAGCCTTCCGGGAACTGA